TTGTTTATTGTTATTACAGGATTGTCACATATTtccattgtttgtatctttaatttTATGAATCTTTGACGTAAGTTACACAGCAGTTAAGTCTTTGGGCTGTGAGTGTGTTTCTTGAATAAAATaccattacatttttaaaatagtcATTTGATCTGGAGAACAGAGATAATACAGTCGATTCAGAACGCCCTTCTCCTCAGCTGTGATCTAAaaggctacgactctcatcaacttttacagatgcaccatagaaagcattctttctggttatatcacagcttggtatggctcctgctctgaccaagaccgcaataaaccacAAACAGTTGGGAAtgtcgcccagtccatcacgcaaaccagcctcccatccattgacactgtctacacttcccgctgcctcagaaaagcagccagcataatcaaggaccccacgcacctcgaacattctctcttccaccttacaaaagtctgaggtcacgtaccaaccgactcaagaacagctttttccctgctgccatcagacttttgaatgatcctatcacgtattaagctgatctttctccacacactagctatgactataatactatattctacatcctctcctttccttctcccctttgtactttgTGAACAGgatgtttgtctgtatagttcacaagaaacaatacttttcactgtatcccaatacatgtgacaataaatcaaatcatccctttccccctatttactctatgtacggtatgctttgtctgtatagcgtgcaagaaacaatactaatacatgtgactataataaatcaaatcaaattcagtttAAACCCGGTTTGCAGACATGACATTCCATTCACATACAGAAGGTGAGTGAGATCCTgtgagacacacactgagcccAGTAGCTGAAAGTGATTCACAAACTGTGTTTTGTGTTCATTGATCCCAGGAATGTTACCGAAACCTTCCCTGGATCTCGAGGCTGGGAGAGACACTCTGGTAGGTATGGGGAGCTGGGACTTGTCCATGAGAGTAACGGAAGGTTTGAGACTGAAATAATCTCAAGTTAGAAAGGAGAAAAggttcagtcctgggtgtgattctCAGCAGCAACAGCAGAGTCCAGCTTTGTTGGTAAGATGTGAAGtttctggtgtttcagcaggcgggatgtccgagtaaatctcttctcacacacagagcaggtgagcaGCTTCTTCCTGGTGTGAACTCGTCGGTGTTTAACCAGGTCGAACGACTgaacaaatcccttcccacacacacagcaggtgaacggcttctccccagtgtggatgcgTTCGTGTCTCTGGAGGCTGGAGGACTCAGGGAAacgcttcccacacacggagcagatgaaggccttctccccggtgtgaacaagCTGGTGTTTCTGCACGTGGTGTAAACAAGTAAAGGCCCTCCCGCACACATGACAAAtgtacggcctctccccggtgtgaacccgctcGTGTATCACAACATGGGACAAACGAGGGAAACTCTTCCCACACAcgaagcaggtgaacggcctctccccggtgtgaactcgcttgtgtgtgcgcagggcggatgactgagtgaatctcttcccacacacagagcaagagaatggcctctccccaatgtgaatcCGCTTGTGCATCACAAGGTGCGTTGAacgagtgaatcccctcccacacttggagcaggtgaacggcctttctccggtgtgaattcgttggtgtatCACAAGGTCAGATGAGCGAGTGTATccattcccacactcggagcaggtgaatggtttctcccccgtgtgaacAGGTTTGTGCCTCAGAAGGTGGAATGAATGATTGAATCtcctcccacacacagagcacgggaacggcctctccccactgtgagtgCATTGGTGTCTCAGGAGACTATTGTTCGTTTTAAAGGTCTTCTCACACTCTGAGCATTTAAAACTTCTCTCATCAGAATGAATGAGCTGGTGCTCTgtgcagtgggaggactgagtgaatctcttcccacactgggagcagctgaatggcctgtccttggtgtgaacttgttggtgctcagtgagatgcactgagtCGCTGAACGACTCTccacagtgggagcagctgaacggtctctcgtgtgtgtgaaggagctggtgctctgcaaggcgggaggactggctgaacctcttcccgcagtgggagcagctgaacggtctctcgtcagtgtgaaggagctggtatTGGGCCTGTTCCTCAGGTGTCTCAACGCTGTCCCCagagtcagagctttgaagaggctCCTCATCAATGTGATCGAGTTGGTGAGCCAGAAGgttggacgaacacatgaatttcttcccacacacggagcaggtgaatgaactcTCACTATTGCGAGCTCGCTGTCGCgtcagcatgttttccagctgtatcaatcccttcccacaggaAGAGCAGGTTTACAGACTCTCACTAGCTTCCTGCTGAGACAgtcaattaaatcccttcagatgCACAAATCTTCACATCCTGATGAATTGACTTTCCAATTGTGACACAAAGTTTGGTTTGTttttcctgactgcaaatcctcctcttccatTACTCTGCAAAATAATTTCACGAAGAATTTCATAGACTATATaatacacaaacaggccattcgggcAATCTAGTCTGTACGGAGTTTCTACTCCACATGAGTCTCCTCCTATTCTGCTAacctcatctcagcctttcagcctctcttttctctcattctcatctagtttccttttgaaagaatCGAAGTCTCAACTACttccagtgagttccacattttaacaactgtttgtgaaaagaaatgtctcctgttttcctgttggatttattagtctGGATTGTGCACTGTGAAGATGTGGTGCAGTGGGGAGTGACCCttcttctgagtcagaagctctggTTTCCACTCCCACTCAGAGTACATGGCCGAGGAAGgcgtgttcataatgtggccaaactgtaaatcattcatagaatcactacagtgcggaaagaggccattcggcccattgtgtctgcaccgaccacaatcccgcccttgccctatccccatgcattgacccaggctagtccccctgatactaaagggcaatttagcatggccaatgcacctaactttcacatctttggacactgggtggaaaccagagcacccagaggaaagccacgcagacacagggagaatgtgcaaactccacacaaacagtgacccgggccgggaatcgaacctggatccctggcgctgtgaggcagcagtgctaaccactgtgccaccatgctgcccttcgaACATACACCAATGATAGACaataagagcgggagagattcctggtcagtcatATGATGGAAATAATTTGGAGCCTCTCCCATCACTATCCATGGCTCCACGGGTAGCGGATATAAAAGTTTCTGTTGCCACTGCAGCCTGGTTCCTTGTGGGGTCTCGCTGGCCGGTGTGGATGAGATTGGTgccgacagcacggggttcaatccccattctggctggggtggatttgggTTCTGTCTCTTTGCCCGACCCATGGCAGAGATCCTGACACTTTGGTCAGACCAGCCTTCAGGTAGAGAACACAACAATAAGAAGTTTGTGTGTTCATGGCTCCCAGTATTAGATAGATCAACAAACATTCTAACTGCTAATTCCATTCAGAAGAGACAAATAATTCTCTTGatttgagtttgctgtgtgtaaaccaTCCCCTTGTAaaagagtttccaaaatccatcactcaGTCCGCCTGCTGAAGGGAGCACTGCGCACGCGCGCTGCTGCACTGCTACTGATAAAGATGGCGCTACGCATGCGCTTTTCTACACATTGCCCCCTACAAAGATGGCGGTCGGTATCCGGGTCTTTCAACCGTTGAACCGGCTGCTTCTCATTCCGGGATTGAGGCGTCGATCGAAGTTTATCTGAAGCATCGGCACACACCCACCGGCTCCAGCACCCTTCCGCACTCAGACATTACTCACCCGCTTGATATTTAACACGACCGCCTCTGTTCTGGTTTTTGTGGCCGACACCACTGATTTCTAAACCTTTCCCGCTCACCCGGCACTTACTCACTGGCTGCATatacacactgcgcatgctccacatcacaatgcccggggattgattgacggcagctccgggccaataggaagaggggggcggggctgggggaccgagcgggagcggctgatcctccaaccaatcggagtgaatgaggggcgggacctgaagcatgcgcagtgcgggtaatggcgacggacagacggacggttttaacttggaagcgagatcaatgcgaggtagagggcggcgtgcggggaatgataaatgtggcgggtgggtggagaggctttgtaaacatgttgttcaaacccaaaccccggaaatgaacttcccggtccccccctttgtaccaaatggagcggcagcttgtagtgtgagacccgggctgactgccgccattgaggctgcatgtgggaggccggcagggattgtgatcggagagtgaagccctgacgtcacaatggaatgggtgagggtgtgacgtcacaatggaatgggtgagggtgtgacgtcacaatggaatgggtgagggtgtgacgtcacaatggaatgggtcggAGTGTGAGGTCAaaatggaatgggtgagtgtgtgacattacaatggaatgggtgagtgtgtgacatcacaatggaatgggtgagagtgtgacatcacaatggaatgggtgagtgtgtgacatcacaatggaatgggtgagtgtgtgacgtcacaatggaatgggtgagggtgtgacgtcacaatggaatgggtgagagttccagatgagccccccgacttgcgccccccccgacttgcgaTGCGCCCCGACTTGCGGTGCGCCCCGACTTGCGGTGcgccccgacttgcgcccccccgacttgcgcccccccgacttgcgcccccccgacttgcgccccccccgacttgcgcccccccgacttgcccccccccgacttgcgcccccccccccccgcttcccgtcTCCAGCTGTTCCCCCCAACTCCTTTCCAACAGACCCAAAACCCGCTgctgaatctcccccccccctccccttactgccaatgccctatagattccTCTCTCGGCTCAATCCCCCTCGAACacctctcctgaacccactcccaatccttttaaacccgccaccctcagtctctcacccccaaattcccctccccccccccgcctccagcctcccccccaaacccctccttaaatccccactccagaaacccactctaaatccctccacttcaacgcctctaaccctccctgctgcccaatctctctctgcccctccccccgatcctctcggcccctccccccgatcctctcggcccctcccccgatcctctcggcccctccccccgatcctctcggcccctccccccgatcctctcggcccctccccccgatcctctcggcccctccccccgattaaaaattgccccttagagtcctgcgatgcataggttagagggattagcgggtaaaatatgtgggggtagggcctgggtgggattgtggtcggtgcagactcgatgggccgaatggcctccttctgcactgtagggtttctatgattctatgtatgttaatacatgtgacaataataaatcaaatcaaatcaaaagctcctcaaagaactctaacagatttgtcagacattacctccccttgacaaagccgtgctgactcagtcctactttatcctgcacttccaagtactctgcgatctcagctttaataatggactcgaaaATCTTGGCAATGACCGAAGTCTGGCGAatttggaaccctcacccattccattgtgacatcacaccctcacccattccattgtgacgtcacactctcacccattccattgtgacgtcagggcttcactctcccgatcacaatccctgccggcctcccacatgcagcctcaatggcggcagtcagcccgggtctaacactacaagctgcagctccatttggtacaaagggggggaccgggaagttcatttccggggtttgggtttgaacaacatgtttacaaagtctctccacccacccgccacatttttCATTacccgcacgccgccctctacctcgtattgatctcgcctCCAAATTAAAACCGTCCTTCTGTCCGTCGCCATTAactgcactgcgcatgcttcaggtcccgcccctcattcactctgattggttggaggaccagccgctcccgctcgatcctccagccccgcccctcattcactccgattggttggaggaccagccgctcccgctcggtcctccagcaccgccccctcttcctattggtctggagtgcccgggcattgtgatgtggagcatgcgtagtgtcattgctgtccttggcgcttgtttgtcccggagaagcggagtcagcgttaggcggtggctgggaggatttggaaacactttgtggatccgcaaacccttcagaatcattgtcagctccctggtttgcagctgcggggcttctccctcccgggaacaggcccaggttaacggccccatcctggctcagccactggaggatggttcacatcagaggatgggggaggggggacagtaaataagaggttacactttggcctgaaatcaatgaggactctgatctctgggaaggaaggaaaccctgggaggtgggcggggagggttcacaaacacccgctggaggccccaagaCCCccgtaaaaagctgcagctcccgggtttgcagctttttcccgggaggtagttggggaagttttgtggagacaattctcggttggttcagttagtggttcctggagctcagaaaccctgagttagaatcctgaaccccacattgggtggttgttttattaaatactttttatttattaatcatctgttgaagaaaatattaatttgtgttgaaaaatcattttatagcatttgtgaaaatacccattaaaatagcaattctcccaatgtatttcatatccctacagtgctgaaggaggttgttcggcccatcgagtctgcaccgacaacaatcccacctcggccctattcccataaccccacgtatgtaacctgctaatccctctaacctactcatcccgggacacgaaggggcaatttagcatggccaatgcacgtaactggcatatctttggacaatgggaggaaaccggagcatctggagaaaacccacgctgacatggggagaatgggcagactccacacggacagcgacccaagttgggaatcgaacccaggtccctggagctgtgaggcagcagtgctaaccactgtgctgccgtcattgctgatgagaattttaatttactgacttgggaattaattctcgggaatagtcattctgaaaatgaccattaaaatgtgtttaattTACCCCACTTtgccagatttcagtttgcatttcaaaattgaattgagaatgtctgggagcaaatggtaaaatgaggtttgagacaccagctgcaattattttctgtgactgatgatacctttgtgcctgtgcaggaggtaattcccctgctgttgtggcacaaataaaatggagcttTTCCAAGGAAcaggcccatgttaatggtcattgtggtgtttcattggtgagcagagcacgtgtgcccattgtggtaacaacagagtcagtggggctgcacgtcccctgacttggaaggaaaataattgactccttgattgtactctcaatctgcacatggcctgcaggactgaatccagctggagggagaggaagctgggctcagagtggagatggggcaatgagtttgatttcagctcagggacaagagagagtgtgtgggatggggattacagctcaagataaatgagacagagaaatgtttcgtggaaactgaaattgtctgttctgaagcagttttttaaaactctttgtgCAGGGAACGAGAAGAGGaagattcacagacaggaaactcaaactaaacttcacatcaaagtctgacagagccattcgattcatcatgacctaaatatgattgcttttgacagtggagggataaatcattccctgttttgtcagtggaagaaaatttcgaaattcaatgtgacagaaaaagaactgagacacacacatacacccaagtgagagtgctccagtgaactgactgtggatagagctttaaccagttacatagcctgaaaaacatcacaccatggtctgtatgtggatgaggcttcaactaatcatccaacctggagagacagaaggacaccagcaccatggacaaacTGTGGAAttgtgaggattgtggtaaaggattcaattatccatcccggttggaaacccatcgacacggtcacattagggctgggaaaatggagaaaccatggaaatgtgatgattgtgataaaggattcaattatctgtccttgctggaaaaccatagactcagtcacactggagagaggccatctgTTCTGTgtttgggaaaggattcactatctcatcccacctgctgttacaccagcaaattcacactgaggagaggccgttcagctgctccacctgtggaaaggggttctcatgttcatccaacctcagtgcacatcagcgagttcacactggggagagattgttcacctgctccttgtgtgggaaggattttgctgggccatccagtctttggacacaacagcgaattcacacaggatatatataatatatataaatgatttggaggaaaatgtaactggattgataggtacgtttgcggacgacacaaaggttggtggatttgcgggtagcgatgaggaccatcagaggatacagcagaatatagaccagttggagacttgggtggagtgatggcagatggagtttaatccggacaaatgtgaggtaatgcagtttggaaggtctaatacagataggaaatatacagtaaatggcagaacctttaacaatattgataggcagagggatctgggtgtacaggtacacagattactgaaagtggcaatgcagatggagaaggtcgtcaagaaggtatacggcatgcttaccttcatcggctgggggattgagtttaaaaattggcaagtcatgttgcagctttatagaaccttagttaggccgcacttggaatatagtgttcaattctggccgccacacaaCAGaaggaaggctttggagagggtccagaaaagatttaccaggatgttgcctggtatggatggcattagctatgaggagaggttggagaaatttggtttgttctcacttgagcgatggaggttgaggggagacctgatagaagtctacaagattatgagaggcatggaaagagtggattgtcagaagctttttcccagggtagaagagtcaattactgtggggaataggtttaaggtgcgtggggtaaagtttaaaagagatgtacgaggcggatgttttacacagagagtggtgggtgcctggtattcattgccgggggaggtagtggaagcagttacGGTCTTGACTTTTAagcggcgtcttgacaagtacatgaatgagatgggaatagagggatatggtccctgggagggtagtgggttttagttcagtcgggcagtatggttggtgcaggcttggagggccgaagggcctgttcctgtgctgtaattttctttgttcttagcacacaggccaatttatctttctaggggggagtgtgtctgagagaaatgcaactggaaaacattttccattcacctcctgcattgctgcagtataaatagatgttgttctcactctgccagcagggctgtgggattaattggacagatcttaaagacagcccgactgggcaggatgtgccaagtggtttccatctgtgatgtatcattccataaaacagaatagtcaggatcaggagaaagaaagtgcaagaaaccagtctctgtgggatttacccaaccagtatgagcaccttcaggagagcagagagaggaAGGCTGGTTGGTCGAAGAGCATGATTATTGCTTCGGGTATttttccaagtgcaggtcagtgggactaggcataaaatggttcggcacagacaagaagggccaaaaggcctgtttctgagctgtacttttctatggttctatggttctaggagaggaaaccagtgggaaaagtttttaaaattcggggtattcccacaggagagcactggtttaaattaattttagaaatagagaatggcagcgcacaaattccgaggaatgcatttttaaaaattaattgatcttaattgcacaagataattttctattattgtctttgattgacaatgacgccattaattcccaggtgcgcctgcgggtgtgaaagtgtcctattcattccacaggagcctattgcgcaggcgcggTGCTATATCTAgagcgtgcgcagtgtcactttgcccaGAGCCCTAGGAATGCGGGAGATGCTTTTTTCAGCAGGTGAGtcggtggggctgcgggagaaatggagccgggagttgggttagggagggagctctggcttcacaaacatccgctgtaggccgcacggcccgaatagaccctgcaggtcccgggtttacagctcccaggcttttatcccgggaacaggccccggttatcggccgccatcttgtttcagcggggaaggagagcgcatgcgctgctgtcggtggcgggtcataatgggcgtggtttcaggggctggttcagaacctctgtcttcagagggacaatagaatcatagaaacccgacagcacagaaagaggccattcggcccatcgagtcagcaccgaccacaatcccacccaggccccagccccatatccctacatattttacccgctaatccctctaatctacgcatcccaggacactaaggggcaatttctttagcatagccaatcaacctaacccgcacatctttggactgtgggaggaaactggagcacccagaggaaaccctcacagagaggggcgggtcgggatggtgacctccttgtgaacctgctcctgggcctggcaaagcgCGCCATTTatcggtccaggcagcaggcgatcgaggggggcatccaccctgactgtctgtccctctaccgtggctacgttcgcggccaggtgtcactggagagggaacatgcgatGTCCATGGGTGCGCTTGACGCCTTCCGCCcccgttgggcactgcaggggttggggtgcgttatcgaccctaataatcacattatgatttgatgtttttaagtttcctttctactttgatttttgttcgagctgctccccctccttttggggagctgccccttttactttgtcctgatttaacttgagtttgtttatttggtttgaccttaaaaaaggccaacatctgtgagtgaaacactttttctttcctccccctttccatttcttttctcattctgggggaaattggggacttgcagcaactgaagggaatgaagtgaatccagtcagtatgttccacacattgttagtccagtcagatagacatatatctgtctggcagcctgcatggagatttccagctctctccgtccaggacaggaagcagtgagcatggatctatcaatcagcctcaatcagagggtgaatattagatacagcagagtgagaatggagggagagtgtgtgggatggagattcacagctcttagggaatgagagaggaaataatgttccatagaaactagaattgtctgttctgaatttctatcctgtactgacagtgataacctttgtaaactccttttacaggacatcagaagttgaggattttacagacagaaatctcaaaccaaacatcacatcaacatctgacagagtcactcaattcatcgggagcTGAATATCTTCggtctttgaatccagaaggagaaatgtttctctgttct
The nucleotide sequence above comes from Mustelus asterias unplaced genomic scaffold, sMusAst1.hap1.1 HAP1_SCAFFOLD_85, whole genome shotgun sequence. Encoded proteins:
- the LOC144483948 gene encoding uncharacterized protein LOC144483948, which encodes MLTRQRARNSESSFTCSVCGKKFMCSSNLLAHQLDHIDEEPLQSSDSGDSVETPEEQAQYQLLHTDERPFSCSHCGKRFSQSSRLAEHQLLHTHERPFSCSHCGESFSDSVHLTEHQQVHTKDRPFSCSQCGKRFTQSSHCTEHQLIHSDERSFKCSECEKTFKTNNSLLRHQCTHSGERPFPCSVCGRRFNHSFHLLRHKPVHTGEKPFTCSECGNGYTRSSDLVIHQRIHTGERPFTCSKCGRGFTRSTHLVMHKRIHIGERPFSCSVCGKRFTQSSALRTHKRVHTGERPFTCFVCGKSFPRLSHVVIHERVHTGERPYICHVCGRAFTCLHHVQKHQLVHTGEKAFICSVCGKRFPESSSLQRHERIHTGEKPFTCCVCGKGFVQSFDLVKHRRVHTRKKLLTCSVCEKRFTRTSRLLKHQKLHILPTKLDSAVAAENHTQD